A genomic stretch from Lathyrus oleraceus cultivar Zhongwan6 chromosome 2, CAAS_Psat_ZW6_1.0, whole genome shotgun sequence includes:
- the LOC127122419 gene encoding uncharacterized protein LOC127122419, whose translation MAQLADRVRQVEHLKAEKTITNKNNRKDRIAYVELGNEEPETFGEQVNFNEGEIDLAELKQGTPYSCKVLTPSSGKNPVEPNKDARFPKNIYTFDVTKCDKIFNLLIKDGQMIVPHGAKIPPLEQRKKRGSCKYHNIFGHKTSQYFIFRDLMQSAIRDGRLQFGDKSKASMRIDVDPFQIANAHYTEPSRVNMVEIYEDSGEKADMVEVSDDFK comes from the coding sequence ATGGCTcaattggctgatagagttcgacaGGTGGAACATTTGAAGGCTGAGAAAACCATAACAAACAAAAACAATAGGAAGGATAGAATAGCCTATGTCGAATTAGGTAACGAAGAACCTGAAACGTTTGGGGAACAAGTAAATTTCAACGAAGGTGAGATTGACCTTGCTGAACTAAAGCAAGGAACGCCTTATTCCTGCAAAGTCCTAACCCCATCAAGTGGGAAGAATCCAGTCGAACCAAATAAGGATGCTAGGTTCCCAAAGAATATTTATACCTTCGACGTCACAAAATGTGACAAAATCTTTAATTTACTTATTAAAGATGGCCAGATGATAGTGCCTCATGGCGCTAAAATTCCCCCTCTAGAACAAAGAAAAAAGAGGGGTTCTTGTAAGTATCATAATATTTTTGGCCATAAAACCTCacaatattttattttcagggatCTTATGCAAAGTGCTATAAGGGATGGAAGGCTCCAGTTTGGGGACAAATCGAAGGCTTCGATGAGGATTGATGTTGACCCTTTTCAGATAGCTAATGCCCATTACACTGAACCATCCAGGGTCAACATGGTGGAAATATATGAAGATTCTGGAGAGAAGGCTGACATGGTCGAAGTCTCTGATGACTTTAAATAG